GGCCTGCGAGACGGCGACCAAGACCGGCTTCGTCATGCTGTTCGGGGAGATCACCACGCTGGCTCAGGTGAATTTCGACGACCTGGCGCGTAGGGTGGTCATCGACGTGGGCTACGACGACAGCCGCAAGGGCTTCGACGGCAGGACCTGCGGCGTGCTGGTGGCCCTGGGGAAGCAAAGCCCGAACATCAAGCAGGGCGTGGATGCCTCCCTCGAGGGGCGCAGCCACAAACTGAGCGAGGAGGACGTTGAGACCATTGGCGCTGGCGACCAGGGCATGATGTTCGGCTATGCCTGCAATGAGACGAAGGCGCTGATGCCGATGCCCATCGAGCTGTCTCACCGCCTGACCCGCCGCCTGGCCGAGGTGCGCAAAGCCGGAGGCCTGCCCTGGCTGCGGCCGGATGGCAAAGCCCAGGTGACGATCGAGTACGCCTTTGGGCGCCCCAAGCGGGTGGACACCGTTCTAGTCAGCACCCAGCACGCGCCCGGGACGCCTGCCGAAGACATCCGCGAAGGCGTGATCGAAGAGATCGTCAAGCCGATCCTGCCGGCGGAGCTGGTGGGGAACGGCATCAAGTACTACGTCAACCCGACCGGGTCTTTCGAGATCGGCGGCCCGATGGGCGATTCCGGCTTGACCGGGCGCAAGATAATCGTTGACACCTACGGCGGGATGGGGCGCCACGGCGGGGGATGCTTCAGCGGCAAAGACCCGACGAAGGTCGACCGCTCGGGAGCCTACGCCGCCCGGTACGTTGC
The window above is part of the Anaerolineales bacterium genome. Proteins encoded here:
- the metK gene encoding methionine adenosyltransferase translates to MTNTFMTSPSLFFTSESVTEGHPDKLCDQISDAVLDACIEQDPRSRVACETATKTGFVMLFGEITTLAQVNFDDLARRVVIDVGYDDSRKGFDGRTCGVLVALGKQSPNIKQGVDASLEGRSHKLSEEDVETIGAGDQGMMFGYACNETKALMPMPIELSHRLTRRLAEVRKAGGLPWLRPDGKAQVTIEYAFGRPKRVDTVLVSTQHAPGTPAEDIREGVIEEIVKPILPAELVGNGIKYYVNPTGSFEIGGPMGDSGLTGRKIIVDTYGGMGRHGGGCFSGKDPTKVDRSGAYAARYVAKHVVAAGLADRCEIQVAYAIGVAHPLSVNIETFGTGRLPDGEIIEIITRLFDLRPGAIIRDLDLLRPIYRQTAAYG